The Bacillus mesophilus genome segment CTGGATTTTCGATATATTGAACGGTGAAGACGCTAATCGACAATACTATAAAAAACCAACGCAAAGAAGAAAAAATAACTTCAAGTGCATGGTCTGAGTGATAGGCATCCTTAATTATGAATTTCAAGTGATCCACATCCTATTAAAAAGCTTCTACTTATATTATAAAGTAAAAGGTGTAGTAATCTACTAAAATTTGTTAGGATATTATACTTTTCTTTTACATATGTTTCAGTTTACTGTAGGTGATCTTATGGGCAAAGTGCGGCAATGTATTTCCTAGTTTCTACTCAATAATTTTTATAATCCACTATAAACAACATCAAGTGTAAGGTTCTTAATTGAAGAACGTCCAAATGCTGCTCAACCAAATGAAGCGGATAACAATTGCGTCCATCAAAAAGGATAGGCCTCTTCATTAATTCTTCATAGACTTTTATGGATAGATTCTTGATTTCATCCCATTCTGTGACTATGAATGCAATGTCAGCTTGGTACAAGGCTTCTGTTAGAATCGGTCATTCATGTGAATAAAAAACAGCAACTTACCCTTAAGTCGACTTCTCACTTCTTCCAAAGCCAGGCA includes the following:
- a CDS encoding UDP binding domain-containing protein, with the protein product MYQADIAFIVTEWDEIKNLSIKVYEELMKRPILFDGRNCYPLHLVEQHLDVLQLRTLHLMLFIVDYKNY